Proteins found in one Chlamydia sp. 04-14 genomic segment:
- a CDS encoding polymorphic outer membrane protein middle domain-containing protein has product MRPSLYKILISSTLTIPLSFHFSQLHAEVALTQESILDANGAFSPQSTSTAGGTTYNVESDISIVDAGQAAALASAAFVQTAADLTFKGNGHSLSIENVNSGANPGGINVSTADKVLTLTDFSKLSFTKCPEATVNTGKGAVNSGGALNLANNTSILFDQNHSAEDGGAISCKAFSLTGSSKEISFTTNTTAKKGGAIAATGVANISDNQGKIVFSGNTAVNSGGAVHSEGNTTISGNSSIVFNNNAVSGTGNGCGGAIHCSKTGSTPVLTIRDNKVLIFKENTSAAKGGAIYADKLYLTSGGPTLFANNKAVNASPKGGAIGIAASGECSITAEHGDITFENNLTATTNNATIKRNAINIEGNGKFINLRAASGKTITFYDPVVVEGTAADLLTLNKAEGDKVYNGRIIFSGEKHTQEEAAVADNLKTIFTQPITLAAGELILRNGVEVEAKTVSQTAGSQILMDTGTKLSAKTEDVTLTNLAINPNSLDGKKLAVVAAVANTKNVTLSGAIGVIDPTGKFYEDHKLNETLSLQGIQLSAKGAVTTTNVPSATVGVPEHHYGYQGNWSVAWVKDATSDPKTQTAVFKWNKTGYIPNPERRAPLVLNSLWGSFTDVRSIQDVMERSVDSILETRRGLWVSGVGNFFHRDQSAANRKFRHISSGYVLGATTNTSKEDTLSLAFCQLFGKDKDYLVAKNAANIYAGSIYYQHVSKFDDLTRLFNGPNTCCSGFSKEIPIFLDAQVTYCHSGNNMTTTYTDYPEVKGSWGNDTVGVALSTSVPIPIFSSSFFDSYAPFAKLQVVYAHQEDFKEPTSEGRVFESSDLLNVSVPIGIKFEKLVYGERTAYDLTLVYVPDVYRHNPSCMTGLAINDVTWLTTATNLARQAFIVRAGNHIALTSGFEMFSQFGFELRSSSRNYNVDLGAKVSF; this is encoded by the coding sequence ATGAGGCCTTCTTTATATAAGATTTTAATATCGTCAACCCTGACGATACCATTATCTTTTCACTTCTCGCAATTGCATGCGGAAGTGGCTTTAACTCAAGAATCTATTCTCGATGCAAATGGAGCATTCAGTCCGCAATCTACAAGCACTGCGGGAGGAACTACTTACAATGTTGAGAGCGATATTTCTATTGTAGATGCAGGACAAGCAGCGGCTCTTGCTTCGGCTGCTTTTGTGCAAACTGCAGCCGATCTAACTTTCAAAGGAAATGGGCATAGCCTATCCATAGAAAACGTAAACTCCGGAGCAAATCCTGGCGGGATTAACGTTTCTACTGCGGATAAAGTCCTTACTCTAACAGATTTCTCTAAACTAAGTTTCACAAAATGCCCAGAGGCTACGGTAAATACTGGGAAAGGAGCTGTTAATTCTGGAGGAGCATTAAACTTAGCAAATAATACTAGTATTCTTTTTGATCAGAACCACTCCGCTGAAGATGGTGGAGCCATTTCTTGCAAAGCTTTTTCTCTAACCGGCTCGAGCAAGGAAATCAGCTTCACCACCAATACGACTGCGAAAAAGGGTGGTGCGATTGCCGCTACGGGAGTTGCTAACATCTCAGACAACCAAGGAAAAATCGTATTTTCTGGAAATACTGCTGTTAATTCTGGAGGAGCAGTACATTCAGAAGGCAATACGACTATTTCAGGAAACAGCTCTATTGTTTTTAACAACAATGCTGTTTCTGGAACAGGAAATGGTTGCGGTGGTGCTATCCATTGTAGCAAAACAGGTTCGACACCGGTCCTTACTATAAGAGATAACAAAGTCTTGATTTTTAAGGAAAATACTTCTGCAGCGAAAGGCGGAGCTATTTATGCAGATAAGCTCTATCTAACTTCTGGTGGTCCTACGTTATTTGCAAATAACAAAGCTGTCAATGCTTCGCCTAAGGGAGGGGCTATTGGTATTGCTGCTAGCGGAGAATGTAGTATAACAGCTGAACATGGGGATATTACCTTTGAAAATAACCTTACAGCTACAACTAACAATGCTACGATAAAGAGAAATGCGATTAACATTGAAGGCAATGGAAAATTCATAAATCTACGTGCTGCTTCCGGGAAAACTATTACCTTCTACGATCCTGTAGTTGTTGAGGGTACTGCTGCAGATCTTCTTACTTTAAACAAAGCCGAAGGCGATAAAGTCTACAATGGTAGAATTATCTTTTCTGGAGAAAAGCATACTCAAGAAGAAGCTGCTGTTGCCGATAACTTAAAGACTATATTCACACAGCCTATTACATTAGCAGCTGGTGAGCTTATTTTAAGAAATGGTGTTGAAGTAGAAGCAAAAACTGTTTCGCAAACAGCAGGTTCTCAAATCCTGATGGATACAGGAACAAAGCTTTCTGCGAAAACAGAAGACGTCACCTTGACAAACTTAGCTATCAATCCAAATTCTTTGGATGGAAAAAAATTAGCCGTAGTTGCTGCAGTTGCAAATACTAAAAATGTAACTTTGTCAGGAGCTATTGGTGTTATTGATCCTACCGGAAAGTTCTATGAAGATCATAAGCTAAATGAAACGCTATCTCTTCAAGGAATCCAACTTTCTGCAAAAGGAGCTGTAACAACAACAAACGTACCTAGTGCAACTGTAGGTGTTCCTGAACATCATTACGGTTATCAAGGAAATTGGTCTGTCGCTTGGGTAAAAGATGCTACATCTGATCCCAAAACACAAACAGCTGTTTTTAAATGGAATAAAACAGGATACATTCCAAATCCTGAACGTCGTGCTCCCCTGGTATTGAATAGTCTTTGGGGATCCTTCACGGATGTACGTTCTATTCAGGACGTAATGGAACGTAGCGTAGATAGCATATTAGAAACACGTCGCGGTCTTTGGGTTTCTGGAGTGGGGAATTTCTTCCATAGAGATCAAAGTGCGGCAAATCGTAAATTCCGTCATATCAGCTCAGGATATGTACTAGGTGCGACAACAAACACCTCTAAGGAAGATACTCTTAGCTTAGCTTTTTGCCAGCTATTTGGAAAAGATAAGGACTATCTTGTAGCAAAAAATGCTGCGAATATCTATGCAGGTTCTATCTATTATCAACATGTAAGTAAGTTTGATGATCTAACAAGACTATTTAATGGACCAAACACTTGTTGTTCAGGATTCTCTAAAGAAATCCCTATTTTCTTAGATGCTCAAGTTACCTATTGTCACTCCGGCAATAATATGACAACTACCTATACAGACTATCCTGAAGTTAAAGGCTCTTGGGGTAATGATACTGTTGGTGTAGCGTTATCTACTAGCGTGCCCATTCCCATATTTAGTTCTTCTTTCTTTGATAGCTATGCACCATTTGCAAAATTGCAAGTTGTCTATGCTCATCAAGAAGATTTCAAAGAACCTACAAGCGAAGGTCGTGTCTTTGAAAGTAGTGATCTTCTCAATGTTTCCGTACCTATCGGTATAAAGTTTGAGAAACTTGTCTATGGAGAAAGAACAGCTTACGATCTTACATTAGTCTATGTACCTGATGTGTATCGTCATAATCCAAGCTGTATGACAGGACTAGCTATTAATGACGTTACTTGGTTAACAACAGCAACGAATCTTGCTAGACAAGCTTTCATAGTTCGTGCAGGTAACCATATCGCCTTAACATCTGGATTTGAGATGTTCAGTCAATTTGGTTTCGAATTGCGAAGCTCTTCAAGAAACTATAACGTAGATCTTGGAGCTAAAGTCTCTTTCTAA
- a CDS encoding polymorphic outer membrane protein middle domain-containing protein produces MKHPVYWFLISSGLIASTSLSFAQADNKTLSSNDSFNGNTTNETFKPKETSNNNGTNYTCEGDVCIAYAGLTTALNKSCFTDSAGNLSFIGNGHSLCFDNINAGASNPGAINVSGSNKTLDISGFSLFSCSFCPPGTTGTGAIKAVGNTTIKNNTSLIFNRNCSTSEGGAINCSNGSNPELKFEGNKHLVFSENSSKSSGGAIYANKLTITSGGTTIFSNNSASKDNSPKGGAICLKDSNGECNLTANLGDIIFDGNKIITTGNSAKTVRNSIDLGTGGKFMKLNAKEGFGIFFYDPIADNGGTDEIEINKKEADNTYTGQIVFSGERLTKEERQVADNLKSTFKQKVKIGSGLLVLKDGVTLEAKSFTQTGGAVVMDSGTTLQAPSSSGESITLTDLSINIASLGGGGGIPPAKIEATTASQTVSITNLSLVDSDGNAYEYPIFSLTQPFTSVIAAKAGNNGSITLPTTSSNPFIPSTHYGYQGDWSVTWKQGTNAQEQKATFDWKQTGYLPNPERQGPLVPNTLWGSFSDVRAIQNLMDISVNGADYQRGFWVSGLANFLHKSGTETKRKFRHNSVGYLLGAFAQTPSEDIFSAAFCQLFGKDKDYLVSKNSSNIYAGSIYYQHTSFWSAWDRLLQNTIGAQAPLVLNVQLTYSHTSNDMKTNMTDKYAPQNVVYSEIKGDWGNDCFGVELGAVVPIASQYSTLFDMYSPFLKFQLVHAHQEDFKENSSTEGRYFESSNLTNLSMPIGVKFERFSANDSASYNLTLAYSPDIARSNPDCTTSLLVSPTTAVWLTKATNLARQAFIVRAGNYLSFSPNFEIFSQFGFELRGSSRTYNIDLGSKIQF; encoded by the coding sequence ATGAAACACCCAGTTTACTGGTTCTTAATATCTTCGGGGTTGATCGCCTCGACCTCATTGAGCTTTGCTCAAGCAGATAACAAAACCCTGTCTTCTAATGATAGTTTTAATGGAAATACTACAAACGAGACGTTCAAACCGAAAGAAACTAGCAATAACAATGGCACTAATTATACATGTGAGGGTGACGTATGTATTGCTTATGCAGGATTAACAACAGCTTTAAATAAAAGTTGCTTCACTGATAGTGCAGGTAATCTTTCATTTATAGGTAATGGACATTCTCTTTGTTTTGATAATATTAATGCTGGAGCCAGTAATCCTGGAGCTATTAACGTCAGCGGTTCTAATAAAACTCTGGATATTTCAGGATTTTCTTTATTTTCATGTTCCTTCTGTCCTCCAGGGACAACAGGAACAGGAGCTATTAAAGCTGTGGGGAATACAACTATAAAAAATAACACTAGCCTTATCTTCAATAGAAATTGCTCAACATCAGAAGGAGGAGCCATTAACTGTAGTAATGGTAGCAATCCAGAATTGAAATTCGAAGGAAACAAACATCTGGTATTCTCAGAAAATTCATCTAAAAGTAGTGGCGGAGCAATCTATGCTAATAAATTAACTATTACTTCTGGTGGAACTACGATATTCTCCAACAATAGTGCGTCAAAAGACAACAGTCCTAAAGGCGGGGCTATTTGTCTAAAAGACAGCAATGGAGAATGCAACTTAACAGCTAACCTAGGTGATATTATTTTCGATGGAAACAAAATAATAACAACTGGGAATAGCGCGAAAACGGTCAGAAATTCCATAGATCTAGGTACTGGTGGAAAATTCATGAAATTAAATGCCAAAGAAGGTTTTGGTATTTTCTTCTATGACCCTATTGCCGATAATGGTGGTACCGATGAGATAGAGATCAATAAAAAAGAAGCTGATAATACTTATACAGGTCAAATTGTCTTTTCTGGAGAACGTTTAACTAAAGAAGAAAGACAAGTTGCGGACAATCTCAAATCCACCTTCAAACAAAAAGTAAAAATAGGCTCGGGCTTATTAGTTCTTAAAGATGGTGTAACTTTAGAAGCTAAATCCTTCACACAAACGGGTGGTGCTGTTGTCATGGATTCAGGCACAACTTTACAAGCCCCATCAAGTAGTGGTGAGTCTATTACATTAACCGATCTCTCCATTAATATCGCCTCATTGGGGGGGGGGGGGGGTATCCCGCCTGCCAAAATCGAAGCAACAACAGCAAGTCAAACGGTCTCTATCACTAATCTTAGTTTAGTTGATTCTGATGGCAATGCCTACGAATATCCTATATTCTCCTTAACACAACCATTCACATCTGTTATAGCAGCAAAAGCTGGTAATAACGGTTCAATAACACTTCCTACAACATCTTCTAATCCTTTTATCCCGTCCACTCATTATGGTTACCAAGGTGATTGGTCTGTCACCTGGAAGCAAGGAACAAATGCACAAGAACAAAAAGCTACATTTGATTGGAAACAAACTGGTTATCTCCCTAATCCAGAACGTCAAGGTCCATTAGTTCCTAATACATTATGGGGGTCTTTCTCGGATGTACGCGCTATTCAGAATCTTATGGACATTAGTGTCAATGGCGCTGACTATCAAAGAGGATTCTGGGTATCAGGATTGGCTAACTTCTTACACAAAAGTGGTACAGAAACAAAACGCAAGTTCCGTCATAACAGTGTAGGATACTTGTTAGGAGCCTTTGCTCAAACGCCTTCTGAAGATATCTTCAGTGCTGCTTTCTGTCAGTTGTTTGGAAAAGATAAAGATTACTTAGTATCTAAAAACAGCTCTAACATCTATGCAGGCTCTATCTACTATCAGCATACTTCCTTCTGGAGTGCTTGGGATAGGCTGCTACAAAATACTATCGGCGCGCAAGCTCCGTTAGTATTAAATGTACAACTCACCTACAGTCATACTTCTAATGATATGAAGACCAACATGACTGATAAGTATGCTCCGCAAAATGTCGTTTACTCAGAGATCAAGGGTGATTGGGGTAACGATTGCTTCGGAGTAGAACTTGGCGCTGTTGTGCCTATCGCGTCTCAATACTCTACCCTATTCGATATGTATTCGCCTTTCTTAAAATTCCAGCTTGTTCATGCTCACCAAGAGGACTTTAAAGAAAATAGCAGTACTGAAGGAAGATACTTTGAGAGCAGCAATCTTACGAATCTCTCCATGCCTATTGGAGTTAAGTTCGAAAGATTTTCTGCGAACGATAGTGCTTCTTACAATTTAACTCTGGCCTACTCACCAGACATTGCAAGAAGCAATCCTGACTGTACGACGTCTCTGCTAGTTAGCCCAACTACAGCTGTTTGGTTAACTAAAGCTACAAACTTAGCTAGACAAGCCTTCATTGTAAGAGCTGGAAATTACTTATCTTTCAGTCCAAATTTTGAAATCTTTAGTCAGTTCGGTTTCGAGCTCAGAGGCTCTTCCAGAACCTATAATATAGATCTCGGATCTAAAATCCAGTTCTAA